One Aegilops tauschii subsp. strangulata cultivar AL8/78 chromosome 7, Aet v6.0, whole genome shotgun sequence genomic window carries:
- the LOC109777816 gene encoding uncharacterized protein isoform X1, protein MEQEMSSDNEKDFIKCEFCEDQRGLCDRNFFVDDRRFSIKLDETFEVDTRIPCHARIFVLDKIGFSAMETMKVKRVYLKTEHAGYTFNVKLYSADTYTYFECKTWQALCKAFAFKPDMVITFDIRPEDDIAGNRDIWVDVPTSPVLPLSYFHSSKHVRRLVDRTYYCPGAELNCEEISHYVSWLADLDAVKRNHFPEFENFSTQNVRSIVIILNYGHMYLGKMGLPMIVVPQWIETKGRMLIVSLRPRYPTVHMSAFRISESDECLIVKDWSKIVNNRKEVLEGSNQKRSPRLGDRFICMLQYDESEELYMFYAILPEREQQE, encoded by the exons ATGGAACAG gaaatgtcgtctgacaacgaaaaagatttcattaagtgcgaattctgtgaagaccagcgcggcctgtgcgacagaaatttctttgttgatgataggcgcttcagcatcaagctggatgagaccttcgaagtggataca cgcatcccctgccatgcaagaatttttgtcttggataagataggtttcagtgctatggaaactatgaaggtaaagagagtttacctgaagaccgagcatgctggttatactttcaacgtcaaattatacagtgcagacacgtacacctattttgaatgcaaaacttggcaagcactatgcaaggcttttGCATTtaagcctgatatggttatcacctttgatattcgtccggaagatgatattgcaGGTAATAgggacatctgggtcgatgtgccgacgtctccagttctaccattat cttattttcattcaagcaaacatgtccggcgcttggtagacaggacctactactgtcccggagctgaactgaactgcgaggagataagtcattatgtttcatggcttgcggatcttgatgctgttaagagaaatcattttcctgaatttgaaaattttagtactcaaaacgtgcgatcAATAGTGATcatattgaactacggtcacatgtatttaggaaagatg ggactcccgatgatagttgtgcctcagtggatcgagactaaaggtcgcatgttaattgttagcttacggccaagatatcctacagtgcacatgagtgcattcaggatttctgaaagcgatgaatgcttaatagtgaaagattggagcaaaattgttaacaaTCGCAAAGAAGTACTTgagggcagcaatcagaagcgcagcccacgattaggagacaggttcatctgcatgctccaatatgatgaatcagaagagctatacatgttctatgctattttacctgagagagagcagcaggagtga
- the LOC109777816 gene encoding uncharacterized protein isoform X2 — translation MSSDNEKDFIKCEFCEDQRGLCDRNFFVDDRRFSIKLDETFEVDTRIPCHARIFVLDKIGFSAMETMKVKRVYLKTEHAGYTFNVKLYSADTYTYFECKTWQALCKAFAFKPDMVITFDIRPEDDIAGNRDIWVDVPTSPVLPLSYFHSSKHVRRLVDRTYYCPGAELNCEEISHYVSWLADLDAVKRNHFPEFENFSTQNVRSIVIILNYGHMYLGKMGLPMIVVPQWIETKGRMLIVSLRPRYPTVHMSAFRISESDECLIVKDWSKIVNNRKEVLEGSNQKRSPRLGDRFICMLQYDESEELYMFYAILPEREQQE, via the exons atgtcgtctgacaacgaaaaagatttcattaagtgcgaattctgtgaagaccagcgcggcctgtgcgacagaaatttctttgttgatgataggcgcttcagcatcaagctggatgagaccttcgaagtggataca cgcatcccctgccatgcaagaatttttgtcttggataagataggtttcagtgctatggaaactatgaaggtaaagagagtttacctgaagaccgagcatgctggttatactttcaacgtcaaattatacagtgcagacacgtacacctattttgaatgcaaaacttggcaagcactatgcaaggcttttGCATTtaagcctgatatggttatcacctttgatattcgtccggaagatgatattgcaGGTAATAgggacatctgggtcgatgtgccgacgtctccagttctaccattat cttattttcattcaagcaaacatgtccggcgcttggtagacaggacctactactgtcccggagctgaactgaactgcgaggagataagtcattatgtttcatggcttgcggatcttgatgctgttaagagaaatcattttcctgaatttgaaaattttagtactcaaaacgtgcgatcAATAGTGATcatattgaactacggtcacatgtatttaggaaagatg ggactcccgatgatagttgtgcctcagtggatcgagactaaaggtcgcatgttaattgttagcttacggccaagatatcctacagtgcacatgagtgcattcaggatttctgaaagcgatgaatgcttaatagtgaaagattggagcaaaattgttaacaaTCGCAAAGAAGTACTTgagggcagcaatcagaagcgcagcccacgattaggagacaggttcatctgcatgctccaatatgatgaatcagaagagctatacatgttctatgctattttacctgagagagagcagcaggagtga